The region TCTGCAAACAATTTTGAAACGATTCCGAAAAATCTAATATTCCTAAACTAGTATCCCTATGTTGAAATTTCAGTCGAAAGGGCACAGATATTAGGAGGCTATAAGTTCGGTGAtaagatttatttaaaataagaaaatatgtGGTTAGTGTAATAAAAAAAGATACAATTTTTTAAACTATAATTATTAAAGTCATTCGAAAATTATAATATATCTTCAGTTTCATTTATATTGACGCCATTTCAAATTATTGATTGTTTCAAAATATTTATTAACTTCTTAACagtaataaaaataaataaatttttaaacgTGTCAAAATTTTATAAGTATAATATTTATCAAGATTTGATATGAAAAATAGAAAATACatataataaatcagtaaaaacAGTTTATTTTTTAATCCATGGATAAAATAAGTGAACTGAGGGAGCGAAAAATTAAACAATGTGTCGATGGGACAAAGAGCTTGTTGGGCACGGGCTTATCAACTAATGGGCTATTGGTCCAATACGAGTAATTTACTGATGGGCTACAGGTCCAACATCATGTTCAACGGGCTTGACCCAATTATAGTTGGTTTTTGACCCTTAAAGgtattttttttgctaaatttaaATGTAATTATTTCATTACACGTATGTCATTACTTTAGTCATCAAAATTTTCACATAAAATTATCTTCAATTTAGAACGTAAAAAATATAAGTTTTTTTTACAGAATATATTAATTACATTTTTATATATTTGGTTTTTGTAATTAATAtacaaaagaaagaaaaatatTGTATCAcgttaaaaaataattaattttatccCCTCTACTTTAGAGATGAACGAGAATGAGCATTCATTAATTTGAAAAATAAACTAACAAAGGTTCTGTTtgggattgctgttaaaaattgaTGTGTTGTTGGAAaaaattttggtaatttttttgatatgtatatgttttgatgcaaaaaattaaaaataataatgtttttggtaaggtttgatgcATCTGCAAAGCTGAAAATCAGATTTTCTAAAAGCATGAGCGAACTTGCTTTCTCTAATAACAATCAGATTTTCTAAAAACATGAGCGGACTTGCTTTCTCTAacaatagattttaaaccaaaaGCACTTTTTCGAAAAACAGCTTTTGAATTTtaccaaataattttttaactATTTTTCAGCGAAAACAATACCAAACACACCCAAATACTTGTCGCACATGCACTGGGATATATGAAAAACATGTAAAgaccaaaattttaatattttggGATACAAATTTCATATGGTATATATACCAAACCAAAAACATGTATCAACCTAAATTTTAAGATTTTGGCTTAAAAATTTCATATGGTATAGATTTCAAGATTGTTACAACACAATATCTCTAGATTCGAACAAGTGACCTCCTGTATAAAAATCAAGAACTCTAAACACTAGAGGCACACAAGAAGAAATATCTCAACACCCTTGGAGTGGGGGAAGAGGCAAGAACAAATGATGGATGATAAGATCATATAACATGTGTCTTTATCCGATCATCAATCCTTGTCTAAACATTCATTGGCCGACATGTAAGCTGCATGCACTTTGGTAGATTCTCAACTTCTTGTTGCAGGATTCTAGCTTCTTGTAGTAAACCTCATCCAGAACACAGAAAAGTTGATGCTTCTCTACATTAGATTCCGTCATCTTGCACTATTTCAATCAGAAATATCAAGAAACAGTTTTGTCACTATCAATGAGATTATTATACTCTTAGGCCTTTTATTGCATATCTAGGGGCGTTGTTGATACTGTTAAAAAGTATAAGATCACGTTTGAGTCTTTTTTTGGTTTAAGATGAACTGGTTACTTGAAACTATATCACATTGCATTTTCTGTTTATGATGCCGGAAAATTTATAAAACTTAAGATTTTAAGTGAGCTGATTACCCGATTACCCAACAGTGTATCACTTAATGCTCTTGCACTTTCTGTTTATGATGACGGAAAGTTTGTAAAGGTTTTAGAGGTTTTAGATTAACTGGTTCCTTAACACTGGATCACCCGAAAATTTGCAGGGAGGGGACCAGGTACCAGAAAAGTTCAAATGGTTTGGATAAACTCTAAAATGTATTTTCACATATGCCAAGGGATCCTACAAAGAGGAGGACATGGAACATGCAAGAAGTATAATGAAATATAAACATCACAAGGGGGGATATTAAAAGTTTTAATTTAGAACTACATCAGCATGCAGTGGCAGTAATGTTAAAAGACATAGTATTGAACTCATTTACATACTCATTATTTCACCAATTAGCTTTTGCTCAGTCCGGGAAACAAATTAAAGTTCCAGACTCTGGTGATCATGTAAAAGTGCCAATGTTTCCTGTATGAGACTTTTAACTAAGCACATTATCATATAGGCATTAGAAAGTTAAGTCTCTCTGGACTAACTTATGAGAGATGGCCTTGTGACCGGTTTAATGTAGAAACATTCAGAATCTACAATGATAAAGCTCGAACTGCTACAAACAGAACTATTCCATAGACATGATCCTTCACGAAGAGATAAAGTTATGTTAGTTTTCACCGAAACTGTGATTTTTTGACAAAGCATATTCATAGATATGAAGAATATATCCCACCTTCCTCCCCTATCACCCCATTATTGCTATTGTATGATGCAAGTATGCAGATCTCAATCTACTTTAATTATGGTCCGATTCCATCACTGTACGGTGTTATAAGCCTATCAGTAGAGTTGAGTTATTAGTTATAATAACTATAAGAGATACCACATGTCAACTTGTATGTAGCACATATTGTCATAATCAAAAATAATCATCAGGGGAATTTTTCTTATCTAAAAGAACTTCATCTTTTTGCATTTCATGCACttcttttattcttttttttcttctatGAATATAGATAATCTGAGTCACCTATAAGTGAGCCACTATATATATGTAGTGATGAGAGCTTAAAGTCCAGCACCACACACAAGCTTGCATCTGAGTTTAAAAGCTACATACCTCTCTGCACACTCTAGTTTGCAGTTGCATTTCATCATTCTTCTATCGATTAGAAAACTCAAATCATTTTATATAATGGATATGGTAAGAGACCTTGCATCTAAGAAGGCTGCAGTTATCTTCACCAAAAGCTCATGCTTCATGTGCCATAGTATTAAGGCACTCTTTTACGAGCTTGGTGCAAGCCCCGCTGTTCATGAACTTGATCAAGAGGCAAATGGGAGGGAAATGGAATATGCTCTTCAGGGGCTAGGCTGCAATCCTTCTGTCCCTGCGGTCTTCATAGGTGGAAAATATGTAGGCTCAGCGAAAGATATCATATCTTTGCATGTAGATGGATCTCTTAAAGAAAAGCTCATTGAAGCCAAAGCTATTTGGTTCTAAACCAATCCTTCGTAATGATGCTATTTTAAACTACAGTTCACTTTCTGTAATAGAAATGTTAAGACCGGCTGTTATACCATGTTACAATAACATTGTGCCAAGGGCTCCTCTTTTTGTTAGCCCTGGTCAGAAAGTATAGTTGATGAGAGTGTCTTCTTAACATTTCTTAAGGTTTATAACAATTGATGAAATTTTCTTCTGAAATAGTTGATTCTTGTCTCTCTTTTTTTCCATATTCTGTGTTTTAAGTGTAGTCATGTGTGTTTTAAAATCGATGTGCATGATCAGAAAACATTTTAAAAGTCCAATTTCCATATGCAATTTTGGTTTCACAAGGTCTCTTTAAATGAGTCCAGATTGATGCAAGATGGACATCAAGTATATCCTAAGGCTGAAAAAATCTCGACACGTTTGGAGCCAGTACAGAGGAAAGCTTAAATGCATGTCATGTAAGATTAGATCATGAGCTGTGTCTTTATCGATATTCTGATCAACAATCCTTGTGTAAGCACTTTGGTGGTTCTCAATGGTAGAATGATTCTAGCCTTTTGAGTAAATCTCCAGAAGAGAGAAAAGGTGATGCTTTTCTGTAGTAGTTTTATAAGGTGTACTATCACAATGAAAAATTTGAAGGCAAGGAAAGATATATTTGCCACTGTAAAATATCAGGTTAGATGTACAAATCTTAACTTATGTTAAGCATAAGAGTATACTTTAGCAGTCCCTTCCTCTATACAAATTTACTAAATATGGTCCATAGTTCCATTTAAGCATCTTTAAACATGATCTGAAGCAAGGGGCTCGATGAATTTATTAGTTAATACCTCTTGTTGTTCACTGAGTGTTGCTAATATTTTGCAGTGATGTTGTGAGGGGACCGTACAAAAAGTTGATATATTGTGGATAGACTCTATTACGTATTTTCTGCATCTTCTACGGGATCCTACCAAGATAGCATCATGGAACATGAAAAACAGTATATATGACAGTGAATATAAATGACATAAAGTAAAGGAGAGAATATTGGAACAACACCAGCAAGCATTGGCAATGAAACGAAGCATGGCAGCGAAGGCATATACATTTTATTTTAGCTTCAACTCTGTATACGAAAGAAATAAAGTTCTGGCCTCAGGTGATCATGTATAAGTGCCAACATATGGCGCCAGAGATGCAATGTAATTATGCATAGAAATATTACTGTCATTAGATAGTGAAGAGTCTTCAGATTAACTTCTGAGCTGAGTTTATTACTAAACTACTATTGAAACAATCAGTACTATGAGACATTGAACACTTTCCCCAATTGTTTGTCAAGAGATCTAATTGTATTACTACTTTCACCAAAACCTTGCATCTTGACAAAGAATTTATATGCAAATCAGAAGAATATATCCCACTTTCCTCCCTCCTACGCAGCTTTATCGATATTTATGATGCATGCATGAGATCTCGAACTACTTTAGTTTATGCTTTGATTCCATCAGAGTACTATATCATGGGCATTGCAGTGGAGTTGAATTTTATTTATGTCCATGATAGATACGACATGTCAACTTGTTTTCAGCACATATGGTCATTACTCATTATCCAAAAATCCTCATGAGAATATTTTTTATTCGAAAGATACCTAATAGAACTTTATCTTTTTGCATTTTGTACAGTTGAAATTCTTTTCTATAGAATAGAAAATCTGGCAATCATGCCAGTATATATACAGAGTGATGAAAGCTTAAATTCCAGCACCATACACAAGCTTGCCTTAGAGATTAAAAGCTATATAATTCTCGACATACTAAATTTCCTAGTTTCTGTTTTCATTACATCACTCTCCTAGTCCTACACAGAAATTTCTTAGAATATAATGGATATGGTAATAGACCTTGCATCAAAGAAGGCTGCAGTGATATTTACCAAGAGCTCGTGTTTCATGTGCCATAGCATCAAGGCACTCTTTTACGATCTTGGAGCAAGCCCTGCAGTTCATGAACTTGATCAACTCACAAATGGGAAGGAAATGGAATGTGCTCTTCAAAGGCTAGGCTGTAATCCTTCTGTCCCAGCAGTCTTCATAGGTGGAAAATATATAGGCTCCGCCAAAGATATCATATCTCTACACGTAGATGGATCTCTAAAAGAAAAGCTCATCGAAGCCAAAGCTATCTGGTTCTAAACACCTAAAATCATTAGTGTTAATTTTTCTGAAATAGGAATACTAAAAGTAGCTCCTATGCCATGTTAAAATAACATTGTACCGAGGGTTAATCTTTTTGTCAGCTCTGGTGCGAAGGTATAGTTTATGAATGTGTCTTTTTAATCAAGATTTTTAACAGTTGATGAAAGTGTCTTCTGAAAGAGCTAACTCTTGTAATTTCTTATCTATCTATGTTTTGGGTGTTGTCATGTACATTTAACGATTGATGTGCATGCTCAGAAACTACATTAAGTAGTCTTATTCCCCCATGCAACTTTTGTTGTCACTGGTCTCCTTGCATGAGTCCACATATATGCCATCAGGATATCAAGAATTTTGCAGTCCTTGAAAggaagaaatatatatatatatatccaaatACCTTTGAATAGGGCTCAAAACGAATCCTAGTAATCCGGGTTCAAATCATGTTCAACTTGTTA is a window of Apium graveolens cultivar Ventura chromosome 11, ASM990537v1, whole genome shotgun sequence DNA encoding:
- the LOC141698012 gene encoding glutaredoxin-C11-like — its product is MDMVRDLASKKAAVIFTKSSCFMCHSIKALFYELGASPAVHELDQEANGREMEYALQGLGCNPSVPAVFIGGKYVGSAKDIISLHVDGSLKEKLIEAKAIWF
- the LOC141698314 gene encoding glutaredoxin-C11-like — its product is MDMVIDLASKKAAVIFTKSSCFMCHSIKALFYDLGASPAVHELDQLTNGKEMECALQRLGCNPSVPAVFIGGKYIGSAKDIISLHVDGSLKEKLIEAKAIWF